A region of Rhodanobacteraceae bacterium DNA encodes the following proteins:
- a CDS encoding Cytochrome c family protein, protein MRFVGALIVWILIAIIAFFVFAYSGMYQVGADVPHWKITRQAIGMVREHAIDRRVADIKPPPLDDPALVKEGAEHYSEMCVDCHLAPGVADSELRDGLNPRPPNLTRFAPHPAEAFWIIKHGLKMTAMPAWGKTHDDQKIWALVAYLQKQPKMSAAEFHALTANAAEEEGHEHAEMAMPAAASSSH, encoded by the coding sequence ATGCGATTCGTCGGTGCGCTGATTGTCTGGATCCTCATCGCGATCATCGCTTTCTTCGTCTTCGCGTACAGCGGGATGTATCAGGTGGGTGCGGACGTGCCGCACTGGAAGATCACGCGGCAAGCCATCGGCATGGTGCGCGAGCACGCGATTGACCGCCGCGTCGCCGACATCAAGCCGCCGCCGCTGGACGATCCCGCGCTGGTCAAGGAAGGCGCCGAGCACTACTCGGAAATGTGCGTCGATTGCCATCTCGCGCCGGGCGTCGCCGATTCCGAATTGCGCGACGGCCTGAATCCGCGTCCGCCAAACCTCACCCGTTTCGCGCCCCATCCCGCCGAGGCGTTCTGGATCATCAAGCACGGGCTCAAGATGACCGCGATGCCGGCGTGGGGCAAGACCCACGACGACCAGAAGATCTGGGCGTTGGTGGCCTACCTGCAGAAACAGCCGAAAATGAGCGCGGCCGAGTTCCATGCCTTGACCGCGAATGCCGCCGAGGAGGAAGGGCACGAGCATGCGGAAATGGCGATGCCGGCCGCGGCCTCCAGCTCGCATTGA
- a CDS encoding Transcriptional regulator, MerR family yields MDTPTTPHFTIGAVARRAGVGIDTIRYYERENLLPPPQRRASGYRDYGPDVVERLRFIRRAKDLGFTLEEIRELLALSTDRERGVKSVKQRAQARLGEVEQRIRELQRVKRGLKQLIDACPGHGALEHCPILRALGGVEGHEHA; encoded by the coding sequence ATGGACACGCCAACCACCCCGCATTTCACCATCGGCGCGGTCGCGCGCCGCGCCGGCGTCGGCATCGACACCATCCGCTATTACGAGCGCGAAAACCTGCTGCCGCCGCCGCAACGGCGCGCATCGGGCTATCGCGATTACGGCCCGGATGTGGTCGAGCGATTGCGCTTCATCCGTCGCGCCAAGGATCTCGGCTTCACGCTCGAGGAGATCCGCGAGTTGCTGGCGCTTTCCACCGACCGCGAACGCGGGGTGAAAAGCGTCAAGCAGCGCGCCCAAGCGCGCCTCGGCGAAGTCGAACAGCGCATCCGCGAACTGCAGCGCGTGAAACGGGGACTGAAGCAGTTGATCGACGCGTGTCCCGGACACGGCGCGCTCGAACACTGCCCGATCCTGCGCGCGCTGGGCGGGGTGGAGGGCCATGAGCATGCATGA